The Triticum aestivum cultivar Chinese Spring chromosome 7B, IWGSC CS RefSeq v2.1, whole genome shotgun sequence genome window below encodes:
- the LOC123160025 gene encoding protein GLUTAMINE DUMPER 6 isoform X1 has protein sequence MRPIRAGEALVGVAGAPAAVGHGAHLAFWRTPTPYLLLGFALMMGIIAVALLVLVCTDSKPSGSSRRGSAGEDASARGMAPLDREPKVVVIMAGDDMPSFLASARPFAFPAVDADADEPRNADAW, from the coding sequence ATGAGGCCGATCAGAGCAGGCGAGGCGCTGGTGGGAGTCGCCGGGGCTCCCGCGGCGGTCGGCCACGGCGCGCACCTGGCGTTCTGGAGGACGCCGACGCCGTACCTCCTCCTCGGCTTCGCGCTCATGATGGGGATCATCGCGGTGGCGCTGCTCGTGCTCGTCTGCACGGACAGCAAGCCGTCCGGGTCGTCGCGGCGGGGGAGCGCCGGCGAGGACGCGTCGGCGCGCGGGATGGCGCCGCTCGACAGGGAGCCCAAGGTCGTCGTCATCATGGCCGGCGACGACATGCCGTCCTTCCTCGCCAGCGCCAGGCCGTTCGCGTTCCCCGCCGTAGACGCCGACGCTGACGAGCCGCGAAACGCGGACGCGTGGTAG
- the LOC123160025 gene encoding protein GLUTAMINE DUMPER 6 isoform X3 yields the protein MRPIRAGAHLAFWRTPTPYLLLGFALMMGIIAVALLVLVCTDSKPSGSSRRGSAGEDASARGMAPLDREPKVVVIMAGDDMPSFLASARPFAFPAVDADADEPRNADAW from the exons ATGAGGCCGATCAGAGCAGGCG CGCACCTGGCGTTCTGGAGGACGCCGACGCCGTACCTCCTCCTCGGCTTCGCGCTCATGATGGGGATCATCGCGGTGGCGCTGCTCGTGCTCGTCTGCACGGACAGCAAGCCGTCCGGGTCGTCGCGGCGGGGGAGCGCCGGCGAGGACGCGTCGGCGCGCGGGATGGCGCCGCTCGACAGGGAGCCCAAGGTCGTCGTCATCATGGCCGGCGACGACATGCCGTCCTTCCTCGCCAGCGCCAGGCCGTTCGCGTTCCCCGCCGTAGACGCCGACGCTGACGAGCCGCGAAACGCGGACGCGTGGTAG
- the LOC123160025 gene encoding protein GLUTAMINE DUMPER 6 isoform X2: protein MRPIRAGAHLAFWRTPTPYLLLGFALMMGIIAVALLVLVCTDSKPSGSSRRGSAGEDASARGMAPLDREPKVVVIMAGDDMPSFLASARPFAFPAVDADADEPRNADAW, encoded by the exons ATGAGGCCGATCAGAGCA GGCGCGCACCTGGCGTTCTGGAGGACGCCGACGCCGTACCTCCTCCTCGGCTTCGCGCTCATGATGGGGATCATCGCGGTGGCGCTGCTCGTGCTCGTCTGCACGGACAGCAAGCCGTCCGGGTCGTCGCGGCGGGGGAGCGCCGGCGAGGACGCGTCGGCGCGCGGGATGGCGCCGCTCGACAGGGAGCCCAAGGTCGTCGTCATCATGGCCGGCGACGACATGCCGTCCTTCCTCGCCAGCGCCAGGCCGTTCGCGTTCCCCGCCGTAGACGCCGACGCTGACGAGCCGCGAAACGCGGACGCGTGGTAG